In Numidum massiliense, a single genomic region encodes these proteins:
- a CDS encoding ATP-binding protein has translation MQWKLVIIYISLILIAMQIIGLYFIRTVEGSFVDNFTDSLNYQAQSLAFNVEPYLSDGHEAEGEKWKDLNKLVNNILTLNNGGAQVIDRNGIVVGASESEKQLRGQKNVQVEVNRALLGTRASDIRTDRMSGHRIMVATAPVQNDEGQTVGAVYLWASMKGMYDTVRRINNILATGTIVALVLTAALGVLLSRTITTPVKAITEQATAMASGDFNQRVKIMSNDEIGQLGEAFNHLTVRLDEALSQNEEERGKLASVLANMSDGVIATDWQGRIVVYNERAQHILQRKIRQGDDLVDVLPPFSPKPSWPLLEEREVYAEVGSGEEAVTHLKMSFTTYQRQDSPGGAIVVVQDVTEQERLEQQRKDFVANVSHELRTPLTTINSYLEALDDGALHDPELGPRFLHVTQAETERMIRLVTDLLHLSRLDSKETYFHKQEVPLLPLLEEATNRFLIPCEQKRIALQLNVASPLPTVRVDRDRIVQVVNNLLSNALKYTQEDGKIEVSAAVESESFVKVSIRDNGIGIPKQDLSRIFERFYRVDKARSRAMGGTGLGLSISREIVRAHGGQIDIDSCVEQGTTVSFTLPAVRKGEFT, from the coding sequence GTGCAATGGAAACTTGTCATCATATATATTTCACTCATCCTCATTGCGATGCAAATTATCGGTCTTTACTTTATTCGCACCGTGGAGGGGTCGTTTGTCGACAATTTTACGGACTCCTTGAACTACCAGGCGCAGTCGCTCGCATTTAACGTCGAGCCGTATTTAAGTGACGGGCATGAAGCAGAAGGTGAAAAGTGGAAAGATCTAAATAAACTAGTGAACAATATTTTGACACTCAATAACGGTGGGGCGCAAGTGATCGACCGCAACGGCATCGTCGTCGGGGCGTCGGAGTCGGAAAAACAACTGCGCGGCCAGAAAAATGTCCAAGTAGAAGTTAACCGGGCCTTACTCGGAACGCGCGCCTCCGACATCCGTACCGACCGCATGTCCGGACATCGCATCATGGTCGCGACTGCCCCGGTGCAAAACGACGAGGGACAAACGGTCGGGGCCGTCTATTTGTGGGCGTCTATGAAAGGGATGTACGATACCGTGCGACGCATTAACAACATTTTAGCGACGGGGACGATCGTCGCCCTCGTCCTAACGGCCGCTCTCGGAGTCCTCTTGTCGCGCACGATTACGACTCCCGTCAAGGCGATTACGGAACAGGCAACCGCCATGGCTTCCGGTGATTTTAATCAAAGAGTTAAAATTATGAGTAATGACGAAATTGGCCAGTTAGGGGAGGCGTTCAACCATTTAACGGTGCGCTTAGATGAGGCGTTGTCCCAAAACGAGGAGGAACGGGGAAAACTCGCTTCCGTCCTTGCAAATATGAGTGACGGTGTCATTGCGACCGACTGGCAAGGGCGCATCGTCGTCTACAACGAGCGGGCACAGCATATTTTGCAGCGCAAGATCCGGCAAGGGGATGACTTGGTGGACGTATTGCCACCTTTTTCGCCTAAGCCGTCGTGGCCGTTGTTAGAGGAACGCGAGGTGTATGCCGAGGTCGGTTCCGGAGAAGAAGCTGTGACGCACCTGAAAATGTCGTTTACGACGTATCAGCGGCAAGACAGCCCGGGTGGCGCGATCGTCGTCGTGCAAGATGTGACGGAGCAAGAACGGTTAGAACAGCAGCGGAAGGACTTTGTAGCGAACGTGTCGCACGAATTGCGTACGCCGCTGACGACAATCAATAGTTATTTAGAGGCGTTAGACGACGGTGCGCTGCACGATCCCGAGTTAGGTCCACGTTTTTTGCACGTGACGCAAGCGGAGACGGAACGGATGATTCGCCTCGTAACCGACTTGTTGCATTTATCGCGTTTAGATTCAAAAGAGACGTATTTTCATAAACAAGAGGTGCCGCTCCTCCCGCTATTAGAGGAAGCGACTAACCGCTTCTTAATTCCGTGTGAACAGAAGCGGATCGCGCTGCAATTAAATGTCGCTTCTCCGCTGCCTACTGTGCGGGTCGATCGCGACCGGATCGTGCAAGTGGTGAACAACTTATTGTCCAATGCGCTAAAATATACACAAGAAGACGGTAAAATCGAAGTGAGTGCTGCAGTAGAAAGCGAGTCGTTCGTGAAAGTCAGTATACGCGATAACGGCATCGGCATTCCTAAGCAAGATTTATCGCGAATTTTTGAGCGGTTTTATCGCGTCGATAAGGCGCGTTCGCGCGCCATGGGCGGAACGGGGCTCGGTTTGTCGATTTCCCGGGAAATTGTACGCGCCCACGGGGGGCAAATCGACATTGACAGTTGCGTGGAGCAAGGAACGACTGTTTCGTTTACGTTGCCAGCGGTACGTAAGGGGGAATTCACGTGA
- the yycI gene encoding two-component system regulatory protein YycI, translated as MDWSRAKTILIISFACLNALLAYQLYVTWTDRNEDNVVSTRTVEELNQLLAAHQIHLEDTLPMDLQKMAYVQVRVERDDTSWHSLSPAVDATSDRSRQKVEAELKKQIPSLSGYEFAILEGSRGEWRYYQLVDQYPVYAAPLAIKHVDQQLTAFRQIKVQVLSKEQPNVVISAHAAFKTAVEEGFVPHGATVKQVRLGYIGQLAEGDKQFLVPVWRFLVDGREPTFVNAVTGSIETEHLQ; from the coding sequence ATGGACTGGAGCAGGGCAAAAACGATTCTTATAATTTCTTTCGCTTGTTTAAACGCGCTCCTCGCCTATCAACTGTACGTGACGTGGACCGACCGCAATGAGGACAATGTCGTCAGTACGCGTACAGTCGAAGAGTTGAATCAATTACTCGCGGCGCACCAAATACATTTGGAAGACACGCTGCCGATGGATCTGCAAAAAATGGCATACGTCCAAGTACGCGTGGAACGGGACGATACTTCTTGGCACAGTTTGTCACCTGCGGTCGATGCAACCTCTGACAGAAGTCGCCAAAAGGTCGAAGCGGAACTAAAAAAGCAAATACCTTCCTTAAGTGGGTACGAATTCGCTATACTTGAAGGGAGCCGCGGGGAATGGCGTTACTACCAATTAGTTGACCAGTACCCGGTTTACGCGGCACCGCTAGCGATCAAACACGTCGATCAGCAGTTAACGGCTTTTCGACAAATTAAAGTACAAGTTTTGTCAAAAGAGCAGCCGAATGTCGTCATCTCGGCACACGCCGCCTTTAAAACGGCAGTCGAAGAGGGGTTCGTTCCGCACGGCGCGACGGTTAAACAAGTGCGCCTTGGCTATATCGGCCAGTTAGCAGAGGGAGACAAGCAGTTTTTAGTTCCCGTATGGCGCTTTCTCGTCGACGGTCGCGAGCCGACCTTCGTCAATGCCGTTACGGGGAGTATTGAAACAGAACACTTACAGTAA
- a CDS encoding adenylosuccinate synthase: MSSVVVVGTQWGDEGKGKITDFLAEKAEVVARYQGGNNAGHTISIKGKKYKLHLIPSGIFYTDKLCVIGNGMVIDPQALIEELSYLHENGFSTNNLFVSNRAHVIMPYHITLDRLEEQRKGVGKIGTTGKGIGPAYMDKAARCGIRVADLLDKDVFQSKLKQNLEEKNRLLQRLYDSEGFDFEQVFTEYNAYADQLRPYVTDTSVVLNDAIDQGQRVLFEGAQGVMLDIDQGTYPYVTSSNPVAGGVCIGSGVGPTKIHHVVGVAKAYTSRVGDGPFPTELTDATGDRIREIGKEYGTTTGRPRRVGWFDSVVVRHARRVSGLTGLSLNSVDVLTGLPKIKICTAYRYRGKIVEDYPASLSMLAECEPVYEELDGWTEDITGVRTLDELPLAARHYVERISQLTGVPLTIFSVGPNREQTNVVRSIYA, encoded by the coding sequence TTGTCGTCTGTTGTTGTTGTAGGAACTCAGTGGGGAGACGAAGGGAAAGGCAAAATAACGGACTTTTTAGCGGAAAAGGCTGAAGTCGTCGCCCGGTATCAAGGTGGAAACAATGCCGGCCATACGATTTCGATTAAAGGGAAAAAGTACAAATTGCACCTCATCCCCTCGGGGATTTTTTACACTGATAAGCTGTGCGTGATCGGCAATGGCATGGTGATCGACCCGCAGGCGTTAATTGAGGAGCTCAGTTATTTACACGAAAACGGATTCAGCACGAATAATTTGTTCGTTTCTAACCGGGCGCATGTCATTATGCCGTACCATATTACGTTGGACCGCTTAGAGGAACAGCGCAAAGGAGTCGGCAAGATTGGCACGACGGGGAAAGGGATCGGCCCCGCCTACATGGATAAAGCGGCCCGCTGCGGCATCCGCGTCGCTGATTTACTCGATAAGGACGTGTTTCAGAGTAAATTAAAACAAAACCTCGAAGAAAAAAATCGGTTGCTGCAACGGTTATACGACAGTGAAGGCTTCGACTTTGAGCAGGTGTTTACCGAATATAACGCGTATGCCGACCAGTTGCGCCCGTATGTGACGGATACATCTGTCGTATTAAACGATGCGATCGACCAAGGACAGCGCGTGCTGTTTGAAGGTGCGCAAGGAGTCATGTTAGATATCGATCAAGGGACGTACCCGTATGTCACGTCGTCCAATCCCGTCGCTGGCGGGGTGTGCATCGGATCCGGCGTCGGCCCGACAAAAATTCACCACGTCGTCGGGGTAGCTAAAGCGTACACGTCCCGCGTCGGCGACGGTCCGTTCCCGACCGAATTGACGGATGCGACCGGCGACCGCATTCGCGAGATTGGGAAAGAGTATGGGACGACGACGGGGCGTCCGCGGCGCGTCGGCTGGTTTGACAGTGTCGTCGTGCGGCATGCGCGCCGCGTCAGTGGGCTCACCGGGCTTTCCCTTAATTCCGTGGACGTGTTGACGGGGCTACCGAAGATAAAAATTTGTACCGCTTATCGCTACCGCGGCAAAATCGTCGAGGATTACCCGGCCAGTTTGAGTATGCTCGCGGAATGCGAACCGGTCTACGAAGAATTGGACGGCTGGACGGAAGATATTACCGGAGTCCGCACGCTCGACGAATTGCCGCTCGCGGCGCGTCACTATGTCGAACGCATTAGCCAATTGACCGGTGTACCGTTGACGATTTTTTCCGTCGGCCCGAACCGCGAACAAACGAACGTCGTCCGCAGTATTTACGCTTAA
- the yycH gene encoding two-component system activity regulator YycH, with amino-acid sequence MIERVKSVVLAVLMLTSLLLTSLLWYSSPNAEELDRNNYIPQQAIGEPVELEQLVLPRTLVFHSGTGRHALVFADNQLYDRIVSSLHDWRVLQTKKRVVSKKEWERQLQHAQGWELRFPTSLPTSLFVNRLLPDLKNLEEQHWIDRIWIYRERGEMFALFISDLENSVYESKIVIESGDDFLWDPDGKMLAVNPILSTETSARGEAPAIVNIQYFPVQPLVLPERQAALKSIELDHMKNLLFLDPSLVRAVTNHEDNTTIMQDGSRSVRYVKANRMLYYQNYKKSVDSKSIATDLRQAIKFVNQNGAWMGDHFLVVGEGVESAELANRYAFRALQHGLPVYDKKNKNRYDTLLTVESEGGQVLRYSRSLYYPSQKSDVTANRTVTAGGDDLQHLMKNVDLRRVRDMFPAYEAVTKKGKGLLYVPGWRIQYIDGTEDWFSPPVKGKKG; translated from the coding sequence GTGATCGAGCGGGTAAAATCGGTCGTATTAGCTGTGCTCATGTTGACGAGTTTGCTCTTAACGAGTTTGTTGTGGTACAGTTCCCCCAATGCGGAAGAGCTTGACCGGAACAATTACATCCCGCAGCAGGCGATTGGTGAGCCTGTGGAGTTGGAGCAGCTCGTCCTACCGCGCACGCTTGTGTTCCATTCCGGTACAGGGCGACATGCACTCGTGTTTGCCGACAATCAGCTGTACGATCGCATTGTTTCCTCGTTACACGACTGGCGCGTGTTACAAACGAAAAAGCGCGTCGTGAGTAAAAAAGAATGGGAGCGGCAACTACAGCATGCACAAGGTTGGGAACTCCGTTTTCCGACTTCTCTCCCCACGAGTTTGTTCGTCAACCGGCTGTTGCCGGATTTGAAAAACTTGGAAGAGCAACATTGGATTGACCGCATATGGATTTACCGCGAGCGGGGCGAAATGTTTGCCCTTTTCATCTCCGACCTCGAAAACAGCGTGTACGAGAGCAAAATCGTCATCGAAAGCGGAGATGATTTTCTGTGGGATCCCGATGGCAAGATGTTGGCAGTGAATCCAATTTTGTCCACGGAGACGTCGGCACGAGGGGAGGCTCCGGCGATCGTCAACATACAGTACTTCCCTGTGCAGCCGCTCGTCCTCCCTGAGAGACAAGCAGCGCTAAAAAGCATTGAACTGGATCATATGAAGAACTTGCTCTTTTTAGACCCGTCACTCGTGCGCGCCGTGACAAACCACGAGGACAATACGACGATTATGCAAGACGGTTCCCGCTCTGTTCGGTACGTCAAAGCGAATCGGATGCTCTATTATCAAAACTACAAAAAAAGTGTCGACTCGAAGTCGATCGCCACGGACTTGCGCCAAGCGATTAAGTTTGTCAATCAAAACGGGGCTTGGATGGGCGACCATTTTTTAGTGGTTGGCGAAGGAGTAGAAAGTGCGGAGCTGGCCAACCGCTATGCTTTTCGCGCGCTGCAACACGGGCTACCCGTATACGATAAAAAGAATAAAAATCGCTACGATACGCTGTTAACTGTCGAGAGTGAAGGTGGTCAAGTGTTGCGCTACAGTCGCTCTCTGTATTATCCGTCGCAGAAGAGCGACGTAACCGCAAACCGTACGGTCACTGCGGGGGGAGATGATTTGCAGCACTTAATGAAAAATGTCGATTTACGCCGCGTACGCGACATGTTTCCCGCTTACGAAGCCGTCACTAAAAAAGGGAAAGGTCTGTTATACGTTCCTGGATGGCGAATCCAATATATTGACGGAACCGAGGATTGGTTTTCGCCGCCTGTAAAGGGGAAGAAGGGATAA
- a CDS encoding MBL fold metallo-hydrolase produces MRFSILASGSTGNVTYIETERVRVLVDAGLSGKQIGALLGKIGVKPESLDAILLTHEHLDHVRGLGVMARRYGLPIYTNEATWQALPKSVGDIAEAQRHILPCDAEMTIGDLAVESFGTSHDAAEPMGFCLHHKNAKLSLMTDLGYVSEKIVAKVRGSHTLICEANHDTNMLQMGRYPWNVKRRILSDVGHLSNEDAGDALLDILVSETRNVYLAHLSRDNNMIDLAHMTVANVLTDSGVEVGKEVRLHDTYHDRPTPLAET; encoded by the coding sequence GTGCGATTTAGTATATTAGCGAGCGGAAGTACGGGGAACGTTACCTACATTGAAACAGAACGCGTCCGCGTGCTCGTCGATGCCGGACTGAGTGGCAAGCAAATAGGCGCCCTGTTAGGAAAAATTGGCGTTAAACCGGAGTCGCTCGACGCCATTTTGTTAACGCACGAGCACCTCGATCACGTGAGGGGGTTAGGCGTGATGGCGCGGCGCTACGGTCTTCCGATTTATACGAATGAAGCGACGTGGCAGGCGTTGCCGAAATCGGTCGGGGACATTGCCGAAGCGCAGCGGCACATTCTACCGTGTGACGCGGAGATGACGATCGGCGATTTAGCCGTCGAATCTTTTGGCACGTCGCACGATGCGGCGGAGCCGATGGGATTTTGTTTACACCATAAAAACGCAAAGCTGAGCTTAATGACTGACTTAGGGTACGTAAGTGAAAAAATTGTCGCTAAAGTGCGTGGCTCTCACACGCTCATCTGCGAGGCGAATCACGACACGAACATGCTACAAATGGGGCGCTACCCGTGGAACGTGAAGCGGCGCATTTTAAGTGACGTCGGGCATTTGTCGAATGAAGATGCGGGAGATGCGCTATTGGACATTCTCGTGAGCGAGACGCGCAACGTGTACCTCGCCCATTTGAGCCGCGACAACAACATGATCGACCTCGCGCACATGACAGTGGCGAATGTTTTGACCGATTCCGGGGTAGAAGTAGGGAAAGAAGTACGGCTACACGATACATACCACGATCGGCCGACTCCGCTCGCTGAAACGTAG
- a CDS encoding SIS domain-containing protein, translating into MLKFDENVYLENGRLTYETREEIEQVADEVSKEGFKNIFFISVGGSIAIMWPIQEMLKQLTDIPVFAEQAGEVVLTGHKQLTKDSIVIMASKSGDTKETVKAAEWCQERGYRVVSLIGKPNTPLEKASNWVIPNKALNGVEFEYMQLFMLVFKMLHNRGEFPAYERFADQLEKLPQNLLAAKKKFEPMADEIAKKYHNEPYNIWIGSGEMWGEVYLFSMCILEEMQWVRTKAVSSSEFFHGTLELVEEGVPVFLVKGEGKRRTVDERVEKFCSQHTNKLVVIDTKDYALEGIDDEFRWILAPTISSPLLVDRLARYYEKYTGHDLDIRRYYRQFDY; encoded by the coding sequence ATGCTGAAATTCGATGAAAATGTGTATTTGGAAAACGGGCGCCTGACGTATGAAACGCGGGAGGAAATCGAGCAGGTAGCCGATGAAGTTTCTAAGGAAGGATTTAAGAATATCTTTTTCATTTCCGTCGGTGGCTCGATCGCGATTATGTGGCCGATCCAAGAAATGCTAAAACAGCTGACCGACATTCCAGTGTTTGCTGAACAAGCAGGGGAAGTTGTGTTAACGGGACACAAACAACTAACAAAAGACTCGATCGTGATCATGGCTTCTAAATCCGGCGATACGAAAGAAACTGTCAAAGCGGCCGAATGGTGCCAGGAACGCGGATACCGCGTCGTCTCACTCATAGGAAAACCAAATACGCCGTTAGAAAAAGCAAGTAACTGGGTCATTCCGAACAAAGCACTTAACGGCGTCGAGTTTGAATACATGCAACTATTCATGCTCGTATTTAAAATGTTACACAATAGAGGAGAATTTCCGGCTTACGAGCGCTTTGCCGATCAATTGGAGAAGCTACCGCAAAACTTACTGGCAGCGAAGAAAAAGTTTGAACCGATGGCTGACGAAATCGCGAAAAAGTACCACAACGAACCTTACAACATTTGGATTGGCAGCGGGGAAATGTGGGGCGAAGTCTACCTCTTCTCCATGTGTATTTTAGAAGAAATGCAGTGGGTGCGGACGAAAGCTGTGTCTTCGTCGGAGTTTTTCCACGGTACGTTAGAATTAGTAGAAGAAGGCGTGCCTGTCTTTCTTGTGAAAGGTGAGGGGAAACGGCGCACAGTCGATGAGCGGGTAGAAAAATTTTGCAGTCAGCACACGAATAAGCTAGTCGTCATCGACACGAAAGATTATGCACTGGAAGGGATCGACGACGAATTCCGCTGGATATTAGCGCCGACTATTTCTTCGCCGCTCCTCGTCGACCGCTTAGCGCGTTATTACGAAAAGTATACCGGCCACGATTTAGACATTCGCCGCTACTACCGGCAATTCGATTATTGA
- a CDS encoding S1C family serine protease, with product MGYYDEDSRYERQRAPKRSSYMWTALISAVIGGLLVLGLSPFILQQQPGAEPQSKADVGRNKDQVNNKEQVKSVSVKVTDNIADAVDKARPAVVGVVNVTRGVDPWTRDEQSMQQGTGSGAIFEKKGGKARIVTNNHVVEGADRLEVVLSDGTHVPAELVGTDELTDLAVLEIDAAKVKAVAEFGDSSQLRVGEPAIAIGNPLGLEFSQTVTSGVISAVDRSIQVNKTNSIHVVQTDAAINPGNSGGPLVNIAGQVIGINSLKIAQQGIEGLGFAIPINDAKPIIRDLMAHGRVIRPHMGVRVTGLDVLSMQQRRMLNLPNDIEEAVFVYQVDRGSPAYDGGVRQNDVIVKLDETNVAGPAELQSYLHKEKKVGDKMKVTLYRDGKKMTTEMTLGETPLNLLQ from the coding sequence ATGGGATATTACGATGAGGATAGTAGATATGAGCGGCAGCGTGCGCCGAAACGGAGCTCTTACATGTGGACTGCGCTTATTTCGGCGGTGATTGGCGGGCTACTCGTACTCGGTTTATCGCCGTTTATCTTACAACAGCAGCCCGGCGCAGAGCCACAATCGAAGGCAGACGTCGGTCGGAACAAAGACCAAGTGAACAATAAGGAGCAAGTGAAGTCTGTCAGTGTGAAGGTGACGGACAACATTGCCGATGCAGTCGACAAAGCCCGGCCAGCTGTCGTCGGGGTCGTTAACGTCACGCGCGGTGTCGACCCGTGGACGCGGGACGAACAATCGATGCAGCAAGGGACGGGGTCAGGCGCTATTTTCGAGAAAAAAGGTGGCAAGGCGCGCATCGTCACGAATAACCACGTCGTTGAAGGTGCCGATCGCCTCGAAGTCGTCCTAAGCGACGGGACACACGTGCCAGCAGAATTGGTCGGGACGGATGAACTGACCGACCTCGCCGTATTGGAAATTGACGCAGCCAAAGTGAAGGCAGTCGCCGAGTTCGGCGATTCAAGTCAATTGCGCGTCGGGGAGCCGGCGATCGCGATTGGCAACCCGTTAGGATTAGAATTTTCACAGACGGTCACTTCGGGCGTCATCAGTGCGGTCGACCGATCGATTCAAGTGAATAAAACGAATTCGATTCACGTCGTGCAAACGGATGCGGCGATCAACCCTGGCAACAGCGGGGGGCCACTCGTCAATATCGCCGGGCAAGTGATCGGCATTAACAGTTTAAAGATTGCCCAACAAGGGATTGAAGGGCTCGGCTTTGCCATTCCGATCAACGACGCCAAGCCGATCATTCGCGACCTCATGGCCCACGGACGTGTCATTCGCCCGCACATGGGGGTGCGGGTGACCGGTCTCGACGTGTTGTCGATGCAACAGCGGCGCATGCTTAACTTGCCGAACGATATCGAGGAAGCTGTGTTCGTTTACCAAGTTGACCGCGGTTCCCCAGCGTATGACGGCGGCGTGAGGCAAAACGACGTCATTGTCAAGTTAGATGAGACGAACGTCGCCGGCCCGGCCGAGTTGCAGTCGTACTTACACAAGGAGAAAAAAGTTGGCGACAAGATGAAGGTGACGTTGTATCGCGACGGGAAAAAGATGACGACCGAGATGACGCTCGGCGAGACGCCACTCAACCTGTTGCAGTAA
- the yycF gene encoding response regulator YycF, translating into MVVNILVVEDEKPIADILKFNLEKEGYAVTCVEDGNEAIRSVESAPPDLILLDLMLPGKDGMEVCRHIRQKHRMPIIMLTAKDSEVDKVLGLELGADDYVTKPFSNRELLARIRANLRRFEQQSERDSAAGEQVTRIGNVTIDMRSYSVEKQGEAIELTHREFALLNYLAQNVNRVLTREHLLQSVWGYDYFGDVRTVDVTIRRLREKIEDDPSKPQYIVTRRGLGYTMRNPHADR; encoded by the coding sequence GTGGTAGTAAATATTTTAGTTGTCGAAGACGAAAAGCCGATCGCCGATATTTTAAAATTTAACCTCGAAAAAGAAGGGTACGCGGTGACGTGTGTCGAAGACGGAAACGAAGCGATTCGCTCCGTCGAAAGCGCGCCGCCCGATCTCATTTTGCTCGATCTCATGTTACCGGGCAAAGACGGGATGGAAGTATGCCGCCACATACGCCAAAAACACCGCATGCCGATCATCATGCTCACGGCGAAGGACTCCGAGGTCGACAAAGTGTTAGGGTTGGAACTCGGTGCGGACGATTACGTGACGAAGCCGTTCAGTAACCGGGAGTTATTAGCACGCATTCGTGCCAATTTGCGCCGTTTCGAGCAGCAAAGCGAGCGGGACTCCGCCGCGGGCGAACAAGTAACGCGCATCGGCAATGTCACGATCGACATGCGCAGTTATTCGGTCGAAAAACAAGGGGAAGCGATCGAATTGACGCACCGCGAATTTGCCTTACTGAACTATCTCGCGCAAAATGTAAACCGCGTCCTCACGCGGGAACACTTGTTGCAATCCGTATGGGGGTACGACTATTTCGGCGACGTGCGCACGGTGGACGTCACGATCCGGCGCTTACGCGAAAAAATAGAAGATGACCCCAGTAAGCCGCAATATATCGTCACTCGCCGTGGGCTTGGATACACGATGCGGAATCCACACGCTGACAGGTGA
- a CDS encoding YheC/YheD family protein, which translates to MGKYPFQQIASKWLKTQVMLKNKRLVPYIPTTTWFQREHLFSLLERYGLVYLKPDKGGGGVGVVRVEMPARGQYVVHYATVRKNVIGDNALLTFLTQRMLSGKRYILQRGIPLARIKGRPFDIRIVVQKPEAKWVIMGMVAKVAAKAKVVTNRAGGGMALSFADALSKSFHASEEQIKNAQQQLTAIALETASALCERFTRLRVLGLDVGFDDSGCPWIFEVNTRPLFHLFQTVDPPRYRQIIDNQRKIIADEQKRALSAYAHKRTQQRG; encoded by the coding sequence ATGGGGAAATATCCTTTTCAACAGATTGCCAGTAAATGGCTGAAGACACAAGTGATGCTCAAAAATAAGCGCCTCGTGCCGTACATTCCAACGACGACGTGGTTTCAGAGGGAGCACTTATTCTCGCTGTTAGAGCGATACGGTTTAGTGTACTTGAAACCGGACAAAGGAGGTGGGGGGGTTGGCGTCGTGCGCGTCGAAATGCCGGCGAGAGGACAATATGTCGTCCATTATGCCACCGTGCGCAAAAACGTGATCGGCGACAACGCGTTGCTCACTTTTTTAACACAACGCATGCTTTCCGGAAAACGGTACATTTTACAACGCGGGATTCCGCTCGCGCGCATTAAAGGGCGCCCGTTCGACATTCGCATCGTCGTACAAAAGCCGGAGGCGAAGTGGGTCATCATGGGCATGGTCGCAAAAGTAGCAGCGAAAGCAAAAGTTGTCACGAATCGCGCTGGCGGCGGAATGGCCCTCTCTTTTGCCGACGCACTGAGCAAGAGTTTCCACGCTAGTGAGGAACAAATTAAGAACGCCCAGCAGCAGTTGACCGCCATTGCGCTCGAGACGGCTTCTGCCCTCTGCGAGCGGTTTACGCGCTTGCGCGTGCTAGGGTTAGATGTCGGCTTTGACGACAGCGGGTGTCCGTGGATTTTTGAAGTGAACACGCGGCCGCTGTTTCATTTATTCCAGACAGTCGATCCCCCGCGTTACCGCCAAATTATCGACAACCAACGCAAAATTATAGCGGATGAGCAGAAGCGCGCATTATCCGCTTACGCCCACAAAAGGACACAACAGCGCGGATGA